Proteins from a single region of Schistocerca gregaria isolate iqSchGreg1 chromosome 3, iqSchGreg1.2, whole genome shotgun sequence:
- the LOC126355539 gene encoding protein IWS1 homolog A-like produces MTSLPLTYVEAARHDVMDDQHMPPPQAAASSVGESTPSTTTHPNSVEAPTASAHRSVVGAQPPSLSGSDTGVSSDRGCVEPRPSVDVESRTRKKKSPKRHKKRRLSAEQQDRDVQPAEDIDFIDSPTSATHSSGIIHQKVPEDKEHTPKSGGPENEPHCVDSQNAGSCESDQPPMTSQSSLGDWADDMEADDAQHTSISPPEPMADIEPGGLCQSGTHTAQ; encoded by the coding sequence atgacctctctcccgctaacgtatgtggaggcggcacgacacgatgtgatggatgatcaacacatgccacctcctcaagccgctgccagctccgttggagagtcaacgCCGTCGACGACGACGCACCCCAACAGTGTAGAGGCccctacagcctctgcccaccgcagcgtcgtgggcgcccagccaccgtcactgtcgggatcggacacaggggttTCTAGCGACCGAGGCTGTGTCGAACCCCGCCCTtcagtggatgtcgaatctcggacccgaaagaaaaaatcacccaagcgacacaagaagaggcgattgtcagctgaacaacaggacagggatgtgcagccggcggaagacatcgacttcaTTGACTCGCCCACAAGTGCAACgcactccagtggcatcattcaccagaaggtgcctgaagacaaggaacacactcctaaatctggtggcccagaaaacgagccgcattgcgtcgactcccaaaatgcgggctcctgtgaaagcgaccagcccccaatgacatcacaatcgtctcttggtgattgggcagacgatatggaggcagatgatgcacaacacacatcgatatctccaccagagcccatggctgacattgagcccggagggctctgccagtcagggactcatacggcacagtaa